Below is a window of Haloterrigena alkaliphila DNA.
GAGCACGCGGTGGTCTACGGCGAGCCCGCGGTCCCGTGTGCCATCGAGTTACGGGCGCGGGTCGGCGTCGAGCAACGGGCGGACAGCAAGCTACGCATCCACTCGGAGGACCTCAGTCTGGACGGCTTCACCGTCGAGTACGACGGGACGACGGACGAGCGACCCGACGTGGACGTCGCGGAGTCGCTGCTCACCGCGGCGATGGGGTACGTCGACGAAGCGATCGAGCAGGTCAAGGACGTCACCGGCGAGGAGGACGTCGGCTTCGACGTGTCCATCGAGAGCGACATCCCGCTCGGCGCGGGACTGGGTTCGTCGGCGGCGGTCGCCGTCGCCGCCATCGACGCCGGCGCCCGCGAACTCGGGACGACGCTAGCGATCGACGAACTCGCGGAGCGAGCCTATCAGACGGAGTACGAGGTCCAGGGCGGGCAGGCCTCCCGCGCGGACACGTTCTGTTCGGCCACGGGCGGGGCCGTCCGGGTCGAGGGCGACGACTGTCGATCCCTCGAGGCGCCGGATCTCCCGATCGTGATCGGCTTCGACGGCGG
It encodes the following:
- the mvk gene encoding mevalonate kinase; protein product: MAVSSAPGKVYLFGEHAVVYGEPAVPCAIELRARVGVEQRADSKLRIHSEDLSLDGFTVEYDGTTDERPDVDVAESLLTAAMGYVDEAIEQVKDVTGEEDVGFDVSIESDIPLGAGLGSSAAVAVAAIDAGARELGTTLAIDELAERAYQTEYEVQGGQASRADTFCSATGGAVRVEGDDCRSLEAPDLPIVIGFDGGAGDTGELVAGVRDLREEYDFAADTVEAIGDIVRNGEDALAASDVEELGRLMDFNHGLLSALGVSSRSLDSMVWAARDAGAEGAKLTGAGGGGCIVALDASDETETALSYTPGCEDTFRAELSEEGVERLE